A single Arachidicoccus sp. BS20 DNA region contains:
- the dnaJ gene encoding molecular chaperone DnaJ translates to MKRDYYEILGVSKSATADEIKKAYRKTAMQYHPDRNPGDKEAEEKFKEAAEAYEVLSDTDKRAKYDRYGHQAFGPGTGGGNPFGGGGMDMNDIFSHFGDIFGGGGFSDFFGGGGSSRGGRSQGERGSNLRVKIRLNYEEMANGVTKTIKVKKYIVCSTCHGSGAKDKGSIHTCKTCGGTGQVRKVQQTFLGQMQTVVVCPTCHGEGSTISAKCTSCKGDGRVYGEETVSINIPAGVYDGMQLSMSGKGNVGLRGGAPGDLIIAIEEEAHAELHRDGLNVGYDLFISIPDAVFGAQVEVPTIDGRAKIKIPAGTQSGKIFRLKGKGFPEINGYGRRGDQLINVNVWTPQTLSSEEKASMEKMKDSPNFQPQPNKSEKGFFDKLKEVFS, encoded by the coding sequence ATGAAAAGAGATTACTACGAAATATTAGGTGTGAGCAAAAGCGCAACCGCGGATGAGATTAAGAAAGCATATCGCAAAACAGCGATGCAATATCATCCCGACCGCAATCCCGGCGATAAAGAAGCGGAAGAAAAATTCAAGGAAGCAGCCGAAGCTTACGAAGTGCTGAGCGATACGGACAAACGCGCAAAATATGACCGTTACGGTCATCAGGCTTTTGGTCCCGGCACGGGTGGCGGAAATCCTTTTGGCGGCGGCGGAATGGATATGAACGATATTTTTAGTCATTTCGGCGATATTTTCGGAGGCGGTGGTTTTTCCGATTTCTTTGGCGGCGGTGGAAGCTCGCGTGGCGGAAGAAGCCAGGGCGAACGTGGCAGCAACCTTCGTGTGAAAATTCGTTTGAATTATGAAGAAATGGCGAACGGCGTTACCAAAACAATCAAGGTAAAAAAATATATTGTCTGCAGTACCTGTCATGGAAGCGGCGCGAAAGATAAAGGCAGCATTCACACTTGTAAAACCTGCGGCGGCACAGGACAAGTGCGCAAAGTGCAGCAAACATTTTTGGGGCAAATGCAAACCGTTGTGGTTTGTCCTACTTGCCATGGCGAAGGTTCTACTATTTCCGCAAAATGTACAAGCTGTAAAGGCGACGGTCGCGTGTACGGCGAAGAAACCGTGAGCATCAATATTCCCGCAGGCGTGTACGACGGAATGCAACTGAGCATGAGCGGCAAAGGAAATGTAGGCTTGCGCGGCGGCGCTCCGGGCGATTTGATTATTGCGATTGAAGAAGAAGCACACGCAGAACTTCATCGTGATGGATTGAATGTGGGGTACGACTTATTCATTTCTATTCCCGATGCTGTTTTTGGCGCACAGGTGGAAGTTCCTACGATTGACGGACGCGCAAAGATTAAAATTCCCGCAGGCACGCAAAGCGGTAAAATATTTCGCTTGAAAGGGAAAGGTTTTCCTGAAATTAACGGCTACGGACGGCGCGGTGACCAACTGATTAATGTAAATGTATGGACTCCGCAAACACTTTCTTCCGAAGAAA
- a CDS encoding nucleotide exchange factor GrpE yields MSKHEHTEENQKPIENVNEQAGETSQENAAEEQVSETEKLQNELAEQKDKYIRLLAEFENYKRRTAKERIELIQTAGKDIIISLLDVLDDTDRAEKQMQTDTDINHVKEGAFLVFNKFRNVMQSKGVKALESINSDFDVEQHEAIAEIPAPTPEHSGKIIDEVQKGYLLNDKLIRHAKVVVGK; encoded by the coding sequence ATGAGCAAACACGAACATACCGAGGAAAATCAAAAGCCAATCGAAAATGTAAACGAGCAAGCGGGAGAAACTTCGCAGGAAAATGCGGCAGAAGAACAGGTTTCCGAAACAGAAAAATTGCAAAATGAATTGGCGGAGCAAAAGGACAAATACATTCGTCTTTTGGCAGAATTTGAAAACTATAAAAGACGTACTGCGAAAGAAAGAATCGAATTGATTCAAACTGCAGGAAAAGACATTATCATTTCCCTGCTCGACGTGTTAGACGATACCGACCGCGCGGAAAAACAAATGCAAACTGATACCGACATCAATCATGTGAAAGAAGGTGCGTTTCTCGTGTTCAACAAATTCAGAAATGTGATGCAATCAAAAGGTGTGAAAGCATTGGAAAGCATTAACAGCGATTTTGACGTGGAACAGCACGAAGCTATTGCGGAAATTCCCGCACCAACTCCTGAACACAGCGGAAAAATTATCGACGAAGTTCAGAAAGGTTATTTGCTGAACGATAAATTAATCCGCCACGCGAAAGTAGTTGTGGGAAAATAA
- a CDS encoding NAD(P)/FAD-dependent oxidoreductase, with translation MIETDICIVGAGPVGLFAVFEAGLLKMRCHLVDALPQVGGQLSEIYPQKPIYDIPGFPSINAQELVDNLMEQIKPFHPTFTLGERVETIERNEDKSFTIGTNEGTQIHAKVIVIAAGLGSFEPRKPAIERLEEFEHGKGVAYMVKNPETFRDKEIVLAGGGDSALDWTIHLAGISKKVTLIHRGETFRGAPDSAEKVFNLAKEGKINLILKANLTKIDGNGVLKEVHYEDENKAIQTINADYLIPLFGLSPKLGPIADWNLDIDKKNQIKVDTTDYSTNIEGIYAIGDINTYTGKLKLILCGFHEGAIMMQSAFKHVFPDKHLSFKYTTVNGVHEF, from the coding sequence ATGATTGAAACCGATATATGTATCGTGGGTGCAGGACCCGTTGGATTATTTGCAGTTTTTGAAGCAGGGTTGTTGAAAATGCGTTGCCATTTGGTAGATGCGCTGCCGCAGGTTGGCGGACAACTTTCCGAAATTTATCCGCAAAAACCTATTTATGATATTCCGGGATTTCCGAGCATTAATGCGCAGGAACTGGTCGATAATTTAATGGAACAAATCAAGCCGTTTCATCCGACTTTTACTTTGGGCGAAAGAGTGGAAACGATTGAAAGAAATGAAGATAAATCTTTCACGATAGGTACAAATGAAGGCACGCAAATTCATGCAAAAGTAATCGTAATTGCTGCCGGACTTGGCTCCTTCGAGCCGCGTAAGCCCGCGATTGAAAGGCTCGAAGAATTTGAACACGGCAAAGGCGTTGCGTACATGGTAAAAAATCCAGAAACTTTTCGCGATAAAGAAATTGTACTCGCAGGCGGCGGCGACTCTGCACTTGACTGGACAATTCACTTGGCAGGTATTTCAAAGAAAGTAACGCTTATTCATCGCGGCGAAACTTTTCGTGGTGCGCCCGATTCGGCAGAGAAAGTTTTTAATCTGGCAAAAGAAGGAAAAATCAATTTGATACTGAAAGCCAATCTTACAAAAATCGACGGCAACGGCGTTTTGAAAGAAGTGCATTACGAAGATGAGAACAAAGCAATCCAAACCATTAATGCAGATTATTTAATTCCGTTGTTTGGTTTAAGCCCGAAATTGGGACCGATTGCCGATTGGAATTTGGACATCGATAAAAAAAATCAGATAAAAGTAGATACGACCGATTATTCTACAAATATTGAAGGCATTTATGCCATCGGCGATATTAATACTTACACGGGAAAACTGAAACTGATTTTGTGCGGTTTCCACGAAGGAGCGATTATGATGCAGAGTGCGTTCAAGCACGTATTCCCCGACAAGCATTTGAGTTTCAAATACACGACTGTGAATGGCGTGCATGAATTTTAA
- a CDS encoding AraC family transcriptional regulator encodes MSFLRNLYSFFITDLCVVKMDNEKIKSYRIGVNSGIIYACYIEKNWAGEHFIEDFGITYLLEGTYTVTDNNKTNVFRAGDMLFYRKNQLAKFVKQPAENGIFRGISIILDKDTLWNFSKQYHHDNLAAAMRINAVTRIEPNVLLKHYFDSLEPYFETQISDELIALKKQEAIILLLQSNPELKNILFDFSMPGKIDLEAFMNKNFKFNVEIKRLAYLTGRSLATFKRDFEKTFQTSPNRWLQQRRLQEAYYLIKEKKQKPSDVYLEVGFESLSHFSYSFKQHFGQNPSSIT; translated from the coding sequence TTGAGCTTTTTAAGAAACCTGTATTCCTTTTTTATTACCGACCTTTGTGTTGTAAAAATGGATAACGAGAAAATTAAATCATACAGAATCGGCGTTAATTCAGGAATTATTTACGCTTGCTATATTGAGAAAAATTGGGCAGGCGAGCATTTTATTGAAGACTTCGGAATAACGTATTTGCTCGAAGGAACATACACCGTAACCGATAACAATAAAACAAATGTTTTCCGCGCAGGCGATATGCTTTTTTACCGGAAAAACCAGCTTGCAAAATTTGTAAAGCAACCTGCGGAAAACGGTATTTTTCGAGGTATATCCATTATACTTGATAAAGACACGCTTTGGAATTTCAGCAAGCAATATCATCACGATAATCTTGCTGCCGCGATGCGCATCAATGCTGTTACGCGCATTGAGCCGAATGTTCTGCTGAAACACTATTTCGATTCACTCGAACCATATTTTGAAACGCAGATTTCTGATGAACTTATTGCATTGAAAAAGCAGGAAGCGATAATTTTATTACTGCAATCCAATCCTGAACTGAAAAATATTTTGTTCGATTTCAGCATGCCGGGAAAGATAGATTTGGAAGCATTTATGAACAAAAATTTTAAGTTCAATGTTGAGATAAAACGTCTTGCTTATCTCACGGGAAGAAGCCTTGCAACATTCAAACGCGATTTTGAAAAAACGTTTCAAACATCGCCCAATCGATGGTTGCAGCAACGCAGATTGCAGGAAGCATATTATTTGATAAAAGAGAAAAAACAAAAACCATCAGACGTTTATCTCGAAGTGGGCTTTGAAAGCTTGTCGCACTTTTCGTATTCTTTCAAGCAGCATTTCGGGCAAAATCCGTCATCGATTACTTAA
- a CDS encoding SDR family NAD(P)-dependent oxidoreductase codes for MKKTIMITEASFGTGKVMSLYFAKQGWNVVATLHKLCDVNELAEHSSILIKQMNVADITSIENVILDSIDTFGGIDVVLNNGIYANETMNVMRAILPHFRIRNKGKLIHVNPNAENIAATVYELADGNILKRYCFPDDFDFLLD; via the coding sequence ATGAAAAAGACAATCATGATTACCGAAGCATCTTTCGGTACAGGAAAAGTCATGTCCTTATATTTTGCAAAGCAAGGTTGGAATGTGGTCGCGACTTTGCACAAACTCTGCGATGTAAACGAATTGGCAGAACATTCTTCCATTCTTATAAAACAAATGAATGTTGCCGATATTACAAGTATTGAAAACGTAATTCTCGACAGCATCGACACATTCGGCGGAATTGACGTAGTGCTTAACAATGGAATTTACGCCAACGAAACGATGAATGTAATGCGCGCCATACTTCCACATTTTCGCATCAGAAATAAAGGAAAGCTTATTCATGTAAATCCGAATGCGGAAAACATTGCAGCAACTGTTTATGAACTCGCAGATGGAAATATATTGAAGCGGTATTGCTTCCCGGATGATTTCGATTTTTTGCTTGACTGA
- a CDS encoding glycine--tRNA ligase, which translates to MSTQAENNFQSIIAHAKEYGFVFPSSEIYDGLSAVYDYGPYGSELKKNIRDYWWKSMTQLNDNIVGIDAAIFMHPTTWKASGHVDNFSDPMIDNKDSKKRYRVDHLIEAFAETITAQGKESEAQNILQQMDALLAKDDFAGLKKLIDDNKITCSISGTSNWTEIRQFNLMFKTEFGAVASDNPDDNIVYLRPETAQGIFVNFLNVQKTARMKVPFGIAQTGKAFRNEIVARQFIFRMREFEQMEMQFFVRPGTEGEWYKYWKAERLKWHLSLGIDASKYRYHDHVKLAHYAKEACDIEFEFPIGFKEVEGIHSRSDFDLSQHQLYSKKKQQYFDTDIDPATGKPYGNYIPYVIETSIGLDRMFLLILSNAYHEETIAKEDGSTDSRVVLHINPKIAPVKLAIFPLTKKDGLPEIAQEIFDDCKQDFRCFYEEKDAIGKRYRRQDALGTPFAITIDHQTKEDRTVTIRYRDSMQQERISIDEIKAKIKASL; encoded by the coding sequence ATGAGCACACAAGCAGAAAATAATTTTCAATCCATTATAGCGCACGCCAAAGAATATGGCTTTGTTTTTCCGAGCAGCGAAATTTATGACGGTCTCAGCGCCGTATATGATTACGGTCCGTACGGAAGTGAATTGAAGAAAAATATCCGCGATTATTGGTGGAAATCGATGACGCAACTGAACGATAATATTGTGGGAATTGATGCCGCAATTTTCATGCATCCGACAACATGGAAAGCGAGTGGACACGTGGACAATTTCAGCGACCCGATGATTGACAACAAAGATAGCAAGAAGCGTTATCGTGTTGACCATTTGATTGAAGCTTTTGCCGAAACGATTACAGCGCAAGGAAAAGAAAGCGAAGCGCAAAATATTTTACAACAAATGGATGCGTTGCTTGCGAAAGATGATTTTGCAGGTTTGAAAAAATTAATCGACGATAATAAAATTACATGCAGCATCAGCGGAACAAGTAACTGGACAGAAATTCGCCAGTTTAATTTAATGTTCAAAACAGAATTTGGAGCAGTTGCAAGTGATAATCCTGATGATAATATTGTTTACCTGCGCCCCGAAACTGCACAAGGCATTTTTGTCAATTTTTTGAATGTGCAAAAGACGGCAAGAATGAAAGTACCTTTTGGCATTGCACAAACTGGTAAAGCATTTCGTAACGAAATTGTTGCGCGACAATTTATTTTCCGTATGCGCGAATTTGAACAAATGGAAATGCAGTTTTTTGTTCGCCCCGGCACGGAAGGCGAATGGTATAAATATTGGAAGGCAGAACGATTAAAATGGCATTTGAGCTTAGGCATTGATGCAAGCAAATATCGTTATCACGACCACGTGAAATTGGCTCACTATGCAAAAGAAGCCTGCGATATTGAATTTGAATTTCCCATTGGTTTTAAAGAAGTCGAAGGCATTCATTCGCGCAGCGATTTTGATTTATCGCAGCATCAATTGTACAGCAAAAAGAAGCAACAATATTTTGATACAGACATTGACCCTGCGACCGGAAAACCTTATGGCAACTACATTCCGTATGTAATAGAAACGTCGATTGGTTTGGACAGAATGTTTTTGTTAATCTTGTCAAACGCTTATCACGAAGAAACAATTGCAAAAGAAGACGGCTCAACCGATTCAAGAGTTGTATTGCATATCAACCCGAAAATTGCGCCTGTAAAACTCGCAATATTTCCATTAACCAAAAAAGATGGATTGCCCGAAATTGCACAGGAAATTTTTGACGATTGCAAACAAGATTTCCGTTGCTTTTACGAAGAGAAAGATGCCATCGGAAAACGTTACAGAAGACAAGATGCGCTTGGCACGCCGTTCGCCATTACGATTGACCACCAAACAAAAGAAGACAGAACTGTTACGATTCGTTACCGCGATTCCATGCAACAGGAAAGAATTTCCATCGATGAAATCAAAGCGAAGATTAAAGCATCATTGTAA
- a CDS encoding sterol desaturase family protein, with the protein MYSLREQIILLWSTPFYITVIAIEILLTNIRLHKKTYTLRDTFNNVVLTLCNAAVDAAFKLTYLWILIQVFKVSPFQHWTNMAAYWICLLIAEDFAYYWLHRFDHEIRFFWAVHVTHHSSEHFNFSTGFRSSVFEPLYRFVYFIPLAWFGFKPLDILFMYSATQIWGTLVHTETVGKLGWLEYIFVTPSHHRVHHGSNPKYLDKNMGMFLIVWDRIFGTFQEELSEKEYAPIHYGLTKNMENPNLFQLIFHEWIQIYKDATAKGLTLKERMNYIFGAPGYSHDGSRKTSVQMLAEENERRGEIDTEEALAVETIPL; encoded by the coding sequence ATGTACAGTTTAAGAGAACAAATTATTCTGCTATGGTCAACGCCGTTTTATATTACGGTAATTGCAATTGAGATTTTGCTGACAAATATCCGCCTTCATAAAAAGACTTACACGCTGCGCGATACTTTTAACAATGTTGTACTCACGCTGTGCAATGCGGCAGTGGACGCGGCTTTCAAGCTTACTTATCTATGGATATTAATACAAGTGTTTAAAGTAAGTCCGTTTCAGCATTGGACTAATATGGCGGCTTATTGGATTTGTTTGTTGATTGCCGAAGACTTTGCTTATTACTGGCTGCATCGTTTTGACCATGAAATACGTTTTTTCTGGGCGGTTCATGTAACGCATCACAGCTCGGAGCATTTTAATTTCAGTACTGGATTTCGTTCGTCGGTGTTTGAACCATTATACAGGTTTGTTTATTTTATTCCGTTGGCTTGGTTTGGCTTCAAACCGCTGGATATTTTGTTTATGTATTCTGCTACGCAAATTTGGGGAACGCTTGTACACACAGAAACGGTTGGTAAGTTGGGTTGGCTTGAATATATTTTTGTAACACCGTCGCATCATCGGGTGCATCACGGTTCTAATCCGAAATATTTGGACAAAAATATGGGAATGTTTCTCATTGTTTGGGACAGAATTTTCGGTACATTTCAGGAAGAATTATCGGAAAAAGAATACGCGCCCATTCATTACGGGCTTACAAAAAATATGGAAAATCCGAATTTATTCCAATTGATTTTTCACGAATGGATTCAGATATATAAAGATGCTACGGCAAAAGGATTGACATTGAAGGAACGCATGAATTATATTTTTGGTGCGCCGGGTTATAGTCATGACGGCAGCAGAAAAACGAGTGTACAAATGCTTGCGGAAGAGAATGAACGGCGCGGAGAAATTGACACTGAGGAAGCGTTGGCAGTAGAAACGATACCTCTGTAA
- a CDS encoding LemA family protein — protein MKKGWIVILALIVILGFWGCNKYNGLQTANLNVNNAWGSVETNYQRRSDLYQNMVQTIKGSAKFEDSTLIGVVNARANATKIQVNIEDTASLAKFQAAQAQLQSSFSKLLAVSEQYPDLKTTSQFQNLETEIEGTENRINIARKDYNQAVTDYNTKVQLFPGNIFANLFGFKPKALFQAAAGTENAPNIQF, from the coding sequence ATGAAAAAAGGTTGGATTGTCATTTTAGCACTCATTGTCATTCTCGGATTTTGGGGTTGTAACAAATACAACGGATTGCAAACTGCAAATCTTAACGTAAATAACGCATGGGGAAGTGTTGAAACCAATTATCAGCGCCGTTCCGATTTGTATCAAAATATGGTGCAAACCATCAAAGGCTCTGCAAAGTTTGAAGATTCTACATTAATCGGCGTTGTGAATGCGCGCGCCAATGCTACAAAAATCCAGGTAAATATTGAAGATACTGCAAGCCTTGCAAAATTTCAAGCGGCACAGGCACAACTGCAAAGTTCGTTCAGCAAACTACTCGCCGTATCGGAACAATATCCTGATTTAAAAACAACATCTCAGTTTCAAAATCTGGAAACCGAAATCGAAGGCACGGAAAACCGCATCAACATCGCACGTAAAGATTATAACCAGGCCGTAACGGATTACAATACTAAAGTGCAATTGTTTCCCGGAAATATTTTTGCAAACCTTTTCGGTTTTAAACCCAAAGCCTTATTCCAAGCCGCAGCAGGCACGGAAAATGCGCCTAACATTCAATTCTAA
- a CDS encoding TPM domain-containing protein, producing MLNIFTRKPPQFFSVEQQNEIVAAIQQAEKTTSGEIRLYVESRCKYVDAIDRAKEIFEKLQMHQTAQRNGVLVYVAMKDRQTAIFADSGIYNHVEDSYWTNKVKRMIAHFNRNNYAEGIVQVILEIGDTLSHAFPYDAATDKNELPDDIAYGR from the coding sequence ATGCTGAATATTTTTACAAGAAAACCGCCGCAGTTTTTTTCCGTTGAACAACAGAACGAAATCGTGGCGGCTATTCAACAAGCCGAAAAAACGACAAGCGGAGAAATCCGTTTGTATGTTGAAAGCCGGTGCAAATACGTTGATGCCATTGACCGCGCCAAAGAAATTTTTGAAAAATTGCAAATGCACCAAACCGCGCAACGCAATGGCGTATTGGTCTATGTGGCAATGAAAGACAGGCAAACAGCCATCTTCGCCGATAGCGGCATATATAATCACGTAGAAGATAGTTATTGGACTAATAAAGTAAAAAGAATGATTGCACATTTCAACAGGAACAATTATGCCGAAGGAATTGTGCAGGTAATTTTGGAAATCGGAGATACGCTTTCACACGCATTTCCCTATGATGCGGCTACCGATAAAAACGAACTTCCCGATGATATTGCCTACGGGAGATAA
- a CDS encoding TPM domain-containing protein: protein MNFSFKIKNIFTAFVVVFSFTKLNAQNVLPPPNPPRLVVDNANLLIPEQREILEEKLVTLDDSTSNQIAVVTIPTLKDSSGDDYPIEDYATKLFRSWGIGGKKHNNGVLLLIAVNDHKVRIEVGYGLEGAITDLQSRSIIDNDITPNFREGNYYRGIDNAINSLSAAAVGEYKIPNPHDSSDDSGGGIIFLIILLVVLFIIIRSRGGGGGGGMGSGGGWWILPTLLNGGFGGSRGGGFGGGSFGGSGGGFGGFGGGSSGGGGASGGW from the coding sequence GTGAATTTTTCTTTTAAGATAAAAAACATATTTACCGCATTTGTTGTTGTATTTAGTTTTACAAAACTAAATGCGCAAAATGTATTGCCGCCGCCAAATCCGCCGAGATTGGTGGTGGACAATGCCAATCTTTTAATTCCCGAACAAAGGGAAATTCTGGAAGAAAAATTAGTTACGCTGGACGACAGTACTTCCAATCAAATTGCAGTTGTCACCATTCCTACTCTCAAAGATTCCAGCGGCGACGACTACCCGATTGAAGATTATGCTACCAAATTGTTCCGCAGTTGGGGCATTGGCGGTAAAAAACATAACAACGGCGTTCTGTTACTGATTGCAGTTAATGACCATAAAGTGCGCATCGAAGTTGGTTACGGACTCGAAGGAGCCATTACCGATTTGCAATCGAGAAGCATTATTGATAACGATATTACCCCAAACTTTCGCGAAGGAAATTATTATCGCGGCATTGATAATGCTATTAATTCGCTTTCAGCCGCCGCCGTAGGCGAATATAAAATTCCTAATCCGCATGACAGTAGCGACGATTCGGGCGGCGGCATCATTTTCCTTATTATTTTATTGGTTGTTCTGTTCATTATCATCCGTTCGCGCGGAGGCGGTGGCGGAGGAGGAATGGGAAGCGGAGGTGGTTGGTGGATTTTGCCCACACTACTCAATGGCGGTTTCGGCGGCAGCCGTGGCGGGGGATTTGGCGGCGGCAGTTTTGGAGGAAGTGGTGGCGGCTTCGGTGGTTTCGGCGGAGGAAGCAGCGGCGGCGGTGGCGCAAGCGGCGGTTGGTAG